The Pseudodesulfovibrio sp. zrk46 genome contains a region encoding:
- a CDS encoding DUF4198 domain-containing protein, with translation MRKGFFACVLVLLAATTASAHFGMLIPDTDELTQEKRSVNLTLSFSHPFEMVGMELEKPNEFYVVVDGEERTDLLPTLKETKVMGHTGWKTSYTPKRPGLYAFVFDPVPYKEDAENNYIRHITKVVIDAYGEGEEWNKPLGLKTEIVPLTRPFGNYAGNVFQGIVMLDGKPAPYSRVEVENYNKDGKRTAPNDRMVTQEVIADGNGVFTFACPWKGWWGFAGLNADSKPYKGRELELGAVIWVEMK, from the coding sequence ATGAGAAAAGGTTTTTTTGCATGTGTTCTGGTGTTGCTGGCAGCAACCACGGCTTCCGCTCATTTTGGGATGCTGATTCCCGATACCGATGAATTGACCCAGGAAAAACGGTCTGTGAACCTGACTCTTTCCTTCTCCCATCCTTTCGAGATGGTGGGCATGGAGTTAGAAAAGCCAAATGAATTTTATGTAGTGGTTGATGGTGAGGAGCGCACAGATCTGCTGCCTACTCTGAAGGAAACCAAAGTAATGGGCCACACCGGTTGGAAGACTTCTTATACACCCAAGCGCCCCGGTCTCTATGCATTTGTCTTCGATCCGGTCCCGTACAAGGAAGATGCTGAGAACAACTACATTCGCCACATCACCAAAGTGGTAATCGACGCCTATGGTGAAGGCGAAGAATGGAACAAGCCCCTTGGTCTCAAAACCGAGATCGTTCCGCTGACCCGTCCTTTCGGCAACTATGCAGGTAATGTCTTTCAGGGCATCGTCATGCTGGACGGCAAGCCCGCTCCTTACTCTCGTGTAGAGGTTGAGAATTACAATAAAGACGGCAAGCGCACCGCACCCAATGACCGCATGGTCACGCAGGAAGTGATCGCCGACGGTAACGGTGTGTTCACTTTTGCTTGCCCCTGGAAAGGTTGGTGGGGTTTTGCCGGGCTGAATGCTGACTCCAAGCCCTACAAAGGTCGCGAGCTGGAACTCGGTGCAGTTATCTGGGTGGAAATGAAGTAG
- a CDS encoding bile acid:sodium symporter family protein, whose amino-acid sequence MNLEAIPRFVERHFIFIAVVLSGVALIYPPSFTWIKPHIPLGLGVIMFGMGLTLDFEDFVEVFRKWRLVGYGIAMQYAVMPTLAVGISYLLGLPEEATIGMVVVGSCPGGTASNVIAYLARANVPLSVTLTLASTCLAPVLTPAIIYLLLEQQVAIDFWGMVRSVFWIVVFPLVDGLILRRLFRRWLEPFLRFFPSLSIMVIALLIACIIGLNQQTLLGFPILVFIAVILHNSLGLAVGYGFARMAKCSRRDARTLAIEVGMQNSGLGVALAVKFFGAATALPGALFSLWHNLSGVGLARRWSNSSD is encoded by the coding sequence ATGAACTTGGAAGCAATCCCCCGTTTTGTAGAAAGGCATTTCATATTCATTGCCGTGGTACTGTCCGGTGTGGCTTTGATATATCCCCCATCGTTTACATGGATAAAGCCCCATATCCCGTTAGGGTTGGGGGTCATTATGTTCGGCATGGGGCTGACGTTGGACTTTGAGGACTTCGTCGAAGTTTTTCGGAAATGGCGATTGGTAGGGTACGGCATTGCTATGCAGTATGCCGTTATGCCAACGCTGGCTGTGGGGATCTCATATCTTTTGGGACTCCCCGAAGAAGCTACCATCGGTATGGTCGTCGTGGGCTCATGTCCTGGGGGAACAGCCTCCAATGTCATTGCCTATCTGGCACGGGCCAATGTGCCATTGTCAGTAACACTCACATTGGCCTCCACCTGTTTGGCACCAGTCCTGACCCCAGCTATTATCTATTTATTACTTGAACAGCAGGTGGCGATTGATTTTTGGGGAATGGTCAGGTCGGTATTCTGGATCGTGGTATTCCCCTTGGTTGACGGCCTGATACTGCGTCGCCTCTTCCGTCGATGGCTTGAGCCCTTTTTGCGTTTCTTCCCTTCACTATCCATCATGGTCATCGCGTTGCTAATTGCCTGCATAATTGGCTTGAATCAGCAAACGCTCCTAGGCTTTCCTATTCTCGTTTTCATAGCCGTTATCTTGCACAACTCACTTGGCCTTGCTGTTGGCTACGGCTTTGCTCGAATGGCAAAATGTTCACGGCGTGATGCCCGTACCCTTGCTATCGAAGTCGGTATGCAGAACTCCGGCCTTGGCGTTGCGTTGGCTGTTAAGTTCTTTGGCGCAGCAACAGCTTTGCCCGGAGCATTGTTCAGCTTGTGGCACAATTTGTCCGGCGTAGGCTTGGCGCGTCGTTGGAGTAATTCATCGGATTAA
- a CDS encoding Mut7-C RNAse domain-containing protein, with translation MTDNTTLLYFAGELTDLLTCPHDKGTVVYLVDRATSIKDVIEALGVPHTEVYDIRMNGTGHDFSLQLIPGTQITFLPANQSSNYPVDVTQATLLRPPLNALRFLVDENVAGLAPLLRALGFDTAYHRTWDDAYIAVLAAKEERVVLSRDRALLKRSAIVYGRLIRSQIVDDQLVEVLSHFSTPMILKPFSRCLRCNVVTTPVNKEDIVHLLEPKTRLHFNMFRRCSACKRIYWRGSHHEKLIERFERLGINIPLHSTEP, from the coding sequence ATGACCGATAACACCACCCTTCTCTACTTTGCCGGAGAACTGACCGATCTGCTGACCTGTCCTCACGACAAGGGGACAGTGGTCTACCTTGTTGATCGAGCTACTTCCATCAAAGATGTAATAGAAGCGCTGGGAGTTCCCCATACCGAAGTATACGACATACGCATGAATGGGACTGGGCACGACTTCTCTCTCCAACTCATCCCCGGAACACAGATCACTTTTCTTCCGGCAAATCAATCGTCCAACTATCCTGTGGACGTTACCCAAGCGACACTACTGCGCCCTCCTTTAAACGCTCTCCGGTTCCTTGTGGACGAGAACGTTGCAGGCTTAGCCCCGCTCCTTCGCGCGCTCGGATTCGACACCGCATATCACCGCACATGGGATGACGCATACATCGCCGTACTGGCTGCGAAAGAAGAACGGGTAGTTCTTTCACGAGACCGCGCGCTCCTCAAACGTAGCGCCATAGTCTATGGCCGCCTCATACGCTCACAGATTGTCGATGACCAGTTGGTGGAAGTTCTTAGCCATTTCTCCACTCCTATGATCCTGAAGCCTTTCTCTCGATGCCTGCGCTGTAATGTAGTCACCACCCCTGTGAACAAAGAAGATATCGTACACCTGCTCGAACCGAAGACGCGACTACATTTCAACATGTTCCGCCGTTGTTCAGCATGCAAACGCATATACTGGCGCGGTTCTCACCATGAAAAACTCATTGAACGATTTGAACGACTGGGAATCAACATTCCGCTCCACTCCACTGAGCCATAA
- a CDS encoding DASS family sodium-coupled anion symporter, with protein sequence MDYLKKFSPVVVAVLMAMLPTPEGLTAEAWYFLSIFVGVVVGLIVEPVPAALVGLTGVSVVAMLGLVDPSAAASRNWMLSGFSNGVIWLIFAAFMFAKGYQKTGLGKRISLILIKFLGKSTLGLGYAVAFSDAILSPFMPSNTARSAGTIYPVASNIPPMFDSYADKNPRKIGSYLCWVAFAATCVTSSMFLTALAPNLLAVDIIQQTTGINIQWGQWASIMLPTMLPLFFLTPWLAYVIYPPTQKTSPEAPAWAADELKRMGSITVKELLMLGYAVMALIFWIFGKQFGVNSTVAAVFVLTLMVLSGIIDWEDVITNKGAWNVLVWFATLVAMASGLKKTGILTWIGELVSVYLQGMPMETVAIMLVILFFVLHYFFASTTAHTTALLPLFLAIAGPILPAEMLPRVALLLAASLGVMGIITPYATGPAPIWYGAGFISQARWWALGAIFGGLYLAAMVVVTILYV encoded by the coding sequence GTGGATTACTTGAAAAAGTTCTCTCCAGTGGTGGTTGCTGTACTCATGGCGATGTTGCCGACGCCGGAAGGGTTGACGGCTGAAGCCTGGTATTTCCTGTCCATTTTTGTGGGCGTTGTGGTCGGTTTGATCGTAGAACCGGTTCCTGCGGCACTCGTCGGTCTGACAGGTGTTTCTGTGGTGGCCATGTTGGGACTGGTTGATCCGAGTGCCGCTGCCAGTCGTAACTGGATGCTTTCCGGTTTTTCCAATGGTGTCATCTGGTTGATTTTCGCGGCGTTCATGTTTGCGAAGGGGTACCAGAAGACCGGGCTGGGCAAGCGCATCAGTCTCATTCTTATCAAGTTCCTAGGCAAATCCACTTTGGGTCTTGGGTATGCTGTTGCGTTTTCCGATGCCATCCTGTCACCGTTCATGCCTTCCAATACGGCTCGCAGTGCAGGCACTATCTATCCGGTTGCCAGTAACATTCCGCCCATGTTCGATTCCTATGCGGACAAGAATCCGCGCAAGATTGGCTCCTACCTCTGCTGGGTAGCCTTTGCTGCTACCTGTGTGACCAGCTCCATGTTTCTGACTGCGCTGGCTCCTAATCTGCTGGCCGTGGATATCATTCAGCAGACCACTGGCATTAATATTCAATGGGGGCAGTGGGCCTCTATTATGTTGCCCACTATGCTGCCACTTTTCTTTTTGACCCCGTGGTTGGCATATGTGATTTATCCGCCGACTCAGAAGACGTCTCCAGAAGCGCCTGCATGGGCTGCGGATGAATTGAAAAGGATGGGTTCCATCACTGTGAAAGAGTTGCTCATGCTCGGCTATGCGGTCATGGCATTGATCTTCTGGATCTTTGGCAAGCAGTTCGGCGTTAATAGCACCGTTGCTGCTGTTTTCGTTCTTACCCTCATGGTGCTTTCCGGCATTATTGATTGGGAAGATGTCATCACCAACAAGGGCGCTTGGAACGTTCTGGTATGGTTCGCCACCTTGGTGGCCATGGCTTCCGGCTTGAAGAAAACCGGTATCCTTACATGGATCGGCGAGTTGGTTTCAGTGTACTTGCAAGGCATGCCGATGGAGACTGTTGCCATCATGCTGGTCATCCTGTTCTTCGTGCTGCACTACTTCTTTGCAAGCACTACTGCACATACCACAGCATTGTTGCCCCTCTTCCTTGCCATTGCCGGACCTATACTGCCTGCTGAAATGTTGCCGCGTGTTGCGCTGCTTCTCGCCGCCAGCCTCGGTGTCATGGGGATCATCACTCCATATGCCACTGGTCCAGCGCCTATTTGGTATGGGGCCGGATTCATCAGTCAGGCTCGCTGGTGGGCTCTTGGAGCCATATTCGGCGGACTCTATCTTGCTGCCATGGTGGTTGTGACCATTCTCTACGTGTAG
- a CDS encoding Hsp20/alpha crystallin family protein → MTVSKLNPWNWFKKESEQEKTLPVKQTEREARAYASPLDQFHTEFDRMVDSMFSGFGLPSPRRMFDMAEPRLGKSVIKPKVDVYGTDKEYVIEADLPGIEEKDLSVELKDNVLILSAEKKHEEKTEDKGYYRVERSYGSFRRVLNVPEDADRDNINAKLKKGVLCITMPRTKTIASNSRKIAIDSSAST, encoded by the coding sequence ATGACCGTTTCCAAGCTGAATCCCTGGAACTGGTTCAAGAAGGAAAGCGAACAGGAAAAAACCCTTCCGGTTAAGCAGACGGAACGGGAGGCAAGAGCGTATGCTTCTCCGCTTGACCAATTCCACACCGAATTCGACCGTATGGTAGATTCCATGTTCTCAGGTTTCGGACTGCCATCACCACGACGTATGTTCGACATGGCCGAACCGAGACTGGGGAAGAGTGTCATCAAGCCCAAGGTCGATGTCTATGGCACGGACAAGGAATACGTCATTGAAGCCGACCTGCCTGGCATCGAAGAGAAGGACTTGTCGGTTGAGCTCAAGGACAATGTGTTGATTCTCTCGGCGGAGAAGAAGCACGAAGAAAAGACGGAAGACAAGGGATACTACCGCGTCGAACGCTCTTACGGCTCATTCCGCAGAGTTCTTAACGTGCCTGAAGATGCAGACAGAGACAACATCAACGCCAAGTTGAAGAAGGGCGTACTCTGCATCACCATGCCGAGAACCAAGACCATAGCGAGCAATTCGCGCAAGATCGCTATCGACAGCTCGGCCTCGACCTAA